In Raphanus sativus cultivar WK10039 chromosome 5, ASM80110v3, whole genome shotgun sequence, the following proteins share a genomic window:
- the LOC108805328 gene encoding glyceraldehyde-3-phosphate dehydrogenase, cytosolic has translation MAGGKIKIGINGFGRIGRLVARVVLQRDDVELVAVNDPFITTEYMTYMFKYDSVHGQWKHHELKVKDEKTLLFGEKPVTVFGIRNPEDIPWAEAGADFVVESTGVFTDKDKAAAHLKGGAKKVVISAPSKDAPMFVVGVNEHEYKSDLDIVSNASCTTNCLAPLAKVINDRFGIVEGLMTTVHSITATQKTVDGPSMKDWRGGRAASFNIIPSSTGAAKAVGKVLPQLNGKLTGMSFRVPTVDVSVVDLTVRLQKAATYDEIKKAIKEESEGKLKGILGYTEDDVVSTDFVGDSRSSIFDAKAGIALSDNFVKLVSWYDNEWGYSTRVVDLIVHMSKC, from the exons ctGGCGGTAAGATCAAGATCGGAATCAACG GATTCGGAAGAATCGGTCGTTTGGTAGCTAGAGTTGTTCTCCAGAGGGACGATGTTGAGCTCGTCGCCGTCAACGATCCTTTCATCACCACTGAGTACATG ACGTACATGTTCAAGTACGACAGTGTTCACGGTCAATGGAAACACCATGAACTCAAGGTCAAGGACGAGAAGACTCTTCTCTTCGGTGAGAAGCCTGTCACCGTCTTCGGCatcag GAACCCTGAGGATATCCCATGGGCTGAGGCTGGAGCTGACTTCGTTGTTGAGTCTACTGGTGTTTTCACGGACAAGGACAAAGCTGCTGCTCACTTGAAG GGTGGTGCCAAGAAGGTTGTCATCTCTGCCCCTAGCAAGGACGCTCCCATGTTTGTCGTTGGTGTCAACGAGCACGAGTACAAGTCCGACCTTGACATTGTCTCCAACGCTAGTTGCACCACTAACTGCCTTGCTCCCCTTGCCAAG GTTATCAACGACAGGTTCGGCATTGTTGAGGGTCTTATGACCACCGTCCACTCCATCACTG CTACTCAGAAGACTGTTGATGGACCATCAATGAAAGACTGGAGAGGTGGAAGAGCTGCTTCGTTCAACATCATTCCCAGCAGCACCGGAGCTGCCAAGGCTGTCGGAAAGGTGCTTCCTCAGCTCAATGGAAAGTTGACCGGAATGTCCTTCCGTGTCCCCACCGTCGATGTCTCAGTTGTTGACCTCACGGTTAGACTCCAGAAAGCTGCAACCTACGACGAGATCAAGAAGGCTATCAA GGAGGAATCTGAAGGCAAACTAAAGGGAATCCTTGGATACACCGAGGATGATGTCGTCTCAACTGACTTCGTTGGTGACAGCAGGTCGAGCATTTTCGATGCCAAGGCTGGAATCGCATTGAGTGACAACTTCGTGAAGCTGGTGTCGTGGTATGACAACGAATGGGGTTACAGTACCCGTGTGGTCGACTTGATAGTCCACATGTCAAAGTGCTAA